Within Streptomyces roseirectus, the genomic segment AACTGCCCGTACGGCACCCCGGGTTGGTACAGATGCCGCGCCGCGCCCTCGTACGTCGCCGAGAACGGATACTCGTCACAGTCCTGACTCAGCTCGGGATACCCCGGCCACCGCGCCTGGCAGACGGGGACGGCGAACCGCTCCCGGTTCGCGTCCCGCCGCGCGGTGTCGTGGTACAGCCGCCGCAGCGGATCGGCGGCCGAGGCCCCCGGAACGCGCTTGCCGTCGACACGGGGGTACGTCGACTCGGGGTGATCCTGCGCGTCCCGGATGTGCCACGCGCTCTCGTTGACCTCGGAGTCCTTCGTGCTGTAGCTCAGCCACGGCGTCACCCGGTCGAAGATCGACCCCTCCTTCTTCGGCAGGTACCACGCGGAGTCGAAGCGGACGCTGGTGACGGGCCCGTCCGCGCTCTTGTTCCCGCCGTCGGCCCGGAAGTCGTACTCGAACGAGAACGTCCCCGTCTTGACCTGCTCACCCCTGGACGCGTCCGCCGGATCCGCCCACGAGTGGAACAGCAACGACCCCTCGGAGTCGGCCTCCCACTGCGGTACGAGTTTCGTCACCTGGTCGAACCCGCCGGAGACACACGCGTCCGACGTCGACCCCGCGCAGTCCGCCTCGATCTTCAGGCTCCCCGCGTCGCTGGTGCCCCACGAGCTGATCTCGTCGACGTACACCTTCCAGTCGACGTCCCGCAGCCCGTCGTAGGCGTACCCCATGTGGGTGATACGCCCGCTGAACGCGCCGGCGGGGACGCAGAAGATGGTCCAGCAGCGGAACTGTTCCGCCGTGAGGACCGTGATCTGGCAGTACGAGAAGTGGTTCTTGATCCACCCCTCCGCCCGCCACGACAGATCACTGTTCTCCCGGCACTCCTCCGGCGTGATGTCGTCCTCCTGCAAGGTGCTGACCTCACCGGCCGCCAACTCCTCACTGGCGGTCCCGTATTCGGCCCCGCTCTTGACGGCCAGCGCGTGCGCCTCGTCCGCGTCCGTCACGGCCGCTTCCCGGTCGGGCGGCGCGGTGGTCGCCAACTGGTCGGCCCTGACTTTCTTGTCCCGGTCGGCTGGATCGGCCTTCAACGCCCCCGCCACGGACCCATCGGCACTCAGCCCCTCGTCCCCGGGCAACGCCCGCACAACATTGACGAGCCTCCCCTCACCGTTGTTGTCGACCGCCACGGCATTCGCCGGAGCAATCGAGGCCGCCACCAACGCGACCAGCCCCACGACCATCCCTGCACGCCATCTCCCTGTCATGCCCATGCCATCCTCACATCGCATTTTTCCACCGGCAACGCCTCAAACATGGGCGCGCCTCAAGGACGGGTCAAGGGGCGTCGGGCAAGCGTGGGTACCATCCCGGCCGAACTTGCCACACCGGTGAACTCCCAGCTGAGCGCCGGTTGTTCGACTCCCCGTACGACCCCGGCACGCATGGCGAAGCCTTGCCAACCTGGCCGAGAAACGGGGGTTGACAAGGCTTGGCTGTGAGGGGGCTG encodes:
- a CDS encoding NucA/NucB deoxyribonuclease domain-containing protein yields the protein MTGRWRAGMVVGLVALVAASIAPANAVAVDNNGEGRLVNVVRALPGDEGLSADGSVAGALKADPADRDKKVRADQLATTAPPDREAAVTDADEAHALAVKSGAEYGTASEELAAGEVSTLQEDDITPEECRENSDLSWRAEGWIKNHFSYCQITVLTAEQFRCWTIFCVPAGAFSGRITHMGYAYDGLRDVDWKVYVDEISSWGTSDAGSLKIEADCAGSTSDACVSGGFDQVTKLVPQWEADSEGSLLFHSWADPADASRGEQVKTGTFSFEYDFRADGGNKSADGPVTSVRFDSAWYLPKKEGSIFDRVTPWLSYSTKDSEVNESAWHIRDAQDHPESTYPRVDGKRVPGASAADPLRRLYHDTARRDANRERFAVPVCQARWPGYPELSQDCDEYPFSATYEGAARHLYQPGVPYGQFSVRPVLFSDNQEAGSRLGAWYGRDRILDGDRFYVRIVD